The Setaria viridis chromosome 9, Setaria_viridis_v4.0, whole genome shotgun sequence sequence AACGTGCATCGAATTTGATACTCGAGGCACACATGCTACTTTCTTCACGAATTCAGCGCTTTCCGAACCGAAATCCCACAATCTCGTAGCCGTAGCCGTGCCTTTGAAGCTAACAATGACAAGggccatcatcatgatcaccaccaccatcataGCAGCAGCACCACGCATGACTAAAAAGTCCCAAGCTGGAAACAAATATTCTCCGAATCCATCACATCGCATCCCCATACCATGCTGTGAGTGAGAGAGCCCATTCTATTGCGCTCACCAAACATTCCATTTTGCAATCAGTTGTTCCACTGCTGGGATCAGCGCGCACCTAACCTTAACGAGTTCATGCACTGAATCATCACAGAGTTCCGCAAAGCTGAAGCTGATCACAGCACTGCACCCAAAAAGTGTATCAAGCATGTGCACACAGACGATGGCTGATTCTTACTGCCCTTGGGAGGTCCTAGTTATCATCTGGTGCTACATCTGGGTACATGTACATCCCCAAGACTGTATAAAAAAGACTTGTAAGTAACATTGTACATTGTACACTGTTCTGTCGGCCAGGCGACCACTACTTCAATTTACACACCTACTAATCCGACTAGCCAAGAGCTGGGTGCAAAGGACGGGGGCCAAGCTAGGGTCGGCACCACACAGATCCAGATCACAGTTCACAGGCCGCATGTAGCCTTCCTTTTGGAGCCTTTCGTCCCTTGCCTTCAAAGCTAAGAACCCATCGAAACAGAGGCGACCAATGAACGCACATCCCAGAGCAATCATCGCAGTCACACCCCCGGAACGCCCCACTAAAACCCCACTTACGAGCGCAACGCAAAGCCAAACTAAGCACTCGCCACGCACCTCACTGCCCTCACTAGCTCGAGGCGTCGTGGGCGTGGCTGAGCTTGCTCGCGCCACTCGCCGTGCGACACAGCGCGCCGCAGCAATGTCGTGGCAGCAGCGGGGCTTGCTACTCATGGCGatggccgtcgccgccctcctccccgacggagcggtggcggtggcggccgggcgGTGCACGACCTCGACGCCCGTGAAGACGTACGACAAGTGCATCGCCCTGCCGACGCAGGGCGCGACGCTGGCGTGGACCTACGACGCGCGGAACGCGACGCTGGACGCCGCGTTCACGGGCTCCTTCATCTCGCCGTCGGGGTGGGTGGCCTGGGGCGTGAACGCGGGCGCGCCGGCGATGACCGGGGCGCGCGTGCTCGCGGCCTTCTCCGACCCGTCCACGGGCGCGCTGCTCGCGCTCCCGTTCGTCCTCTCCCCGGACGTCAAGCTCCAGGCGTCGCCGCTCGTGTCCCGGCCGCTGGACATCCCGCTGCTGGCGTCCTCGGCGTCGCTCCTCGCCCCCGCGCGCACCGTCCGCGACGGCGCCAAGGTGAccatcgccgccaccatccGGCTGTCaccgaaccgcaccagggtccACTTGGTGTGGAACCGGGGGCTCTACGTGCAGGGCTACTCCCCGACCATCCACCCCACCGACGCCTCCGACCTGGCGTCGCACGCCACCGTGGACATCCTGACCACCGCCACCGAGGCCTCGCCCATCGCCTCGGCCACGCTGCAGTGGCTGCACGGGTCCCTGAACGCGCTCTCCTGGGGCCTGCTCCTCCCggtcggcgcggcggtggcccgGTACCTGCGGCCGTGCGCGTCCGCGGGGCCCGCGTGGTTCTACGCGCACGCGGCGATGCAGGCGACGGGGTACACCCTGGGGGCGGCCGGGTTCGCGCTGGGCCTGGTGATGGGGTCGGCGTCGCCGGGGGTGACGTACAAGCTGCACCGCGGGCTGGGcatcgcggcggcgacggcggggagcCTGCAGACGCTGGCCATGTTCTTCCGGCCCAAGACCACGAACCGGTACCGCAAGTACTGGAAGTCGTACCACCACCTGGTGGGGTACGGGTGCGTGGTGGTCGGGGTGGTGAACGTGTTCCAGGGCTTCGAGGTCATGGGGCTCGGCGCCTCCTACTGGAAGCTTGGCTACTGCCTGGCGCTCGCCACGCTCATGGGCGCCTGCGTCGCGCTGGAGGTGAACGCGTGGGTGCTCTTCTGCCGCAGGCAGCAGGAGGAGAAGCTCAtgaggagggaggtggaggacgTCGTCGTCAAGGACAGGGCAGCTGCCTTCTAGAGCTCGCTCGCTTTGCTGCCTCAGCGGTGGCGGGTTGGACGGAGGCCGGGGCCGGTGAGAGCGATGTCTCGAAGGATATCATCAGGCACGTCCATACTCCACAGCGGGTGCATTCGCCGGCAGGACAAATGGCAAGCCGTGCTCTGTTTCTTCGCATGATAAGAGTATCTTTTTTCGTCCTTTCTcgatatatatagagagaagTAGAGATTCTTGTATAAGTTTGACTTGCAGTTACCCAATGAAATCTATGGTTTGTAGGAAGATAGCGATTTTCTGTAAAGAAATGTACTCCCAATTATCTCACAAAGTAAAGAAGAGACCCTTTGTCTGACCGATCACAGAACAGAGGTTCCTAATTGCACAAAGTCAACGTCTTGATTCAATTGCCGGCTCTCTGATTCAATGGACGGGCGCGGGCTACAAATTTTTAGCTGGGAAGGTACCGGGCTTTTCCTCGGTCCGGCCCAACAAATGCTGAGGTTAGATGTAGCCCACGCCTTCTTTGTGCTAATTGCCTTTCCCTGTAGCTGGCAATTGTTGTAAACCTGCACCTGTACGTGTCATGCCACTCTTCTCCTTTGTCTCCGGCAGCTACGGTCTTTTCGCAGTATGCCCCGTCCCATCCCGCTCGGACTTCAACTTTCACCAAACCGTCCCTCCACGCCATGGCTGGttgatttcttcatctacaGTACATCCCATGCGGAAGACTAGAAGAGGATGCGGAGAGGCAAGGACTGAGCAGAGCTAGCCTGTTCCCTCTAGCCTCTTGGTCAAATTTTCGGGCGGACTTCTGAAAACGAAGAGCACGGCGAAACTGAAAGCAGGAAGTAATTAACGGTATCTACCTTAGAGAGAGTAACAGCAATTTTTGACTGCTAACTAACTCGCCAGAGATGCTGAAATTACAGTCGCATTAGGCATATATATAGACTGGCGCACAAGAAAGGCGCTTTCCTTAGTCTTTATAATTCCTTGATCCCTAGTGGCTTGCTTGTTTCTTTGGGTCGGATGAAAGACTTATTGCAAGCCCAGCCTTATTTTATCTAGATGATGGGGATGCCTTTGGCTGCTGATGCGTGCGCTTACCTTCGCTAACCTACCAGCTAGGGATCGAGATTATCCAttggtcagcactcagcagcacTTGGACTGAACCACTGACCGCGTTCACATTGTGAGATGGACAGGAACAAaggcacttttttttttgcccaacTTTCGTCAAAGCTTTTCTCACTGGAAAGAGAAAAACAGTGAGTGAGATGCGTATTATTGTGCCTTTTTTTGGGGGGCTTGTGAGTGAAGTAGCGCTTGATTTTGGAATAGAAAAGAAAGTGAGAACCGGCAGCACAGTGCGGATGATCTTGTCGCACTTTAGTTTGTTCGGCACGAGCGGAATCTAGAAGTTCCTTTTTTGCCGGGATAAAACGCTTTGGTGGAGTATGGTGTAAAGTTGGCGCTACTTTGTTGAAAAACTAGAAATCAACTCGACGACTATgctttgatttttatttttctgtttGCAGCTGCATGCAGTAAGGCTAATAAAGAAACAGGGAGAATTTCTGCAAGCATCCAGCCTATCATCTTCACTGACGACTACTGCCAGAATATGAAGAAAGTTTCCACTGATGCTCCTTCTAGAGGTCTTTGTTCTGAGACGTTGACCAAATTATGTCGCTGGGTTGAAGGTACTGGCTACAATATAAGCGCCAGTACCGTTGAGAGGGCCAGGAAAGAAAACACATACAAGAATGGAGCAGTTTAACTGATGACACCGGTCGAGGCAGTTACACACTTCCACTTGTATGCCATTTGGGTTTCTGCACTTTCGCAGCAAAGCAGTAGGCACAAGGCACTGGTAGTGATAAAATGTACGAGTTCAattaaaacttttttttgaTGACTGAGTTCAATTAAAACTACCTATGCTTTTTTTCAACAAACATCGTCCCTGTCGAGATAACTTTCTTGAATAACCTACCGATTAAAATAGTTTCAGCGTTAGAGCTCTGAGAGCAACGGAACCCGGAAACAAAACATTTATATAGACTGGCATGAGACGGCCAAATATTGTAGAAAGATGCTCGGGGATAGCATTGATCTACAAAGTAAACAGTTCCTACTTGCGTTCTTTTTGTAAGGCAGCAGTTCTTTAAATTTGAGGCAAATATATGCTAATTTTCTACGTACAGAGATAAGCCATGTCGCAATAATAGCCCTTTTAAAATTTAGCACGAAATGGTGCGTTTGCTACGAATGGATTTGCCGTTGGAGTGTCGCGGTAGGAGCGGGTCGTAGTCACAGAGAATTCGCCGTTGGAGCTCTGCAGCAGAAGATCCCCGTCGTCGGCTAGTGCAGCCGCAGCTGACCTGACTCAGGCCGGAGTTGTACGAGGCTCTTTTCCACTCCACTACCAATTGCGGGCACTTTTGCACAAAGCTTCTAAGATGGCATGGAATCATATAATGATCCCGCGCCATGCCGCTCTCCCCTCAACTATGGCATGGCCACCAAATTCTGTAGTTTGAGAAAATAATGATGTCCTTTCTGCAAAAAGCAGCGCTCCTTTTTTTATATTTGGCCTTTCCCCTCCCGTTCCCGTCTCGCGCACCCAACAGCGAACACTTCCCCACAAAATCCCGCAACAGCGCGTCTCACCTCAGTTCACCCCCGTCAATCCCCAGCGAAGAAGGTAATTACCGCCATTCTCCCCGTAATTTTGCTTTACGGAATTGCTAATCCCTCTACTTCGCCACTACTATCTGTTCCGAGGCCACACGATTCTTCGCACTACTGTCTGTTCTGATTTGGGGGTTCTGGATCTCCTCCTGCCTGTTTGGGCAAATCCTTAAATTTCTCCAATATAAGAGGTTCTTGAAGGATTCCTTTCCGTTATGGATAGGGTTTTTGATTAGCGCAAGAGGCTTATAATCTCTGTTCGTTGTTCACTGAGTCGAGTATGGCATTCTGATTGTGCCTAGCTATCGGTACCCCACACCAATGTTCTTCTGTCATTTTGCGTTAACGCTTTGCCGGCGAATTATCAAATTATGTCTTTGATTCGAGTACTTGGGCTGGACAATAGGTTCCCGTTGGATATACAAATGCAACCTCTTTCTGATTTCTTAAAAGGTTGCAGGCTATTGCCGTTACGCACTGAATATTGGTTCTGTTTGTGTCCCCAGTTTATTAATCCTCACGTGCTCTTACTGTTCCGAGCAAATCAGTACCCGTTACCTTTCTAACATCAGAAGTTTCGTCTTTTGCTGCAGTTGGAGATCTTTAAAAGCTAAAATTCCTTCAGATCTGAACCCAAATACGTTCGAGTATTCCACCTAAGTTGCCTTCTGATTACAGAGTAGCCTGGGCCTAAGggttactttcaagttttatcTGCTTCAGTTCTTTAGTTTTAAAATCTAGAAATAGCAACCACCCCACCTTTCAGTTTTACATGATTTAATAAGTTCTGCTACTGCGAGCTCAAAATCTCCAATGTAGGTCCAATCGTTTTAGCTATGTATCGAATTTATGAGTATCAACTTGACTTAGGCTGAACTTTGTACTGTTATTCTTTTACAAGGGTACAAGTGTTATTTGTTCACACAACATTCTTTCTGATTGATCATTGAACCTATATCTTTTTTCTGTGCGTAGTGTAGTACTTAGCACATCTGCAATGGCCGCGTACCAAACTGCCTTTGTGCCTGAGCCACAATTGCTGAACACTGAGATCATCGCTCAGAAGGCCACCAACTTTGTTGCTGACACCGCCAGAAAAGACAAATCCATTGGCTACTTGGATGTGTTTGTACACCAGGCACGTGATATCCACAATGTTTGTATCTACCACAAGCAGGACGTATATGCAAAGCTGCGCCTCACAAGCAGCCCGGATCTTTCGTGCTCAACCAAGGTGATTAATAGTGCTGGGCACAACCCAGTGTTTGAAGAAAGCCTACGGCTTGATGTGCAGACTGTGGACGCTTCACTCAAATGCGAGATATGGATGTTAAGCAGAGTGAGGAACTACTTGGAGGACCAGCTCCTTGGCTTTGCCCTTGTTCCTCTGGCAGACATTGTAATGGGTGATGGGAAGCTGGTCCAGGAGTTCTCCCTGACATCAACTGACCTGTTCCACACACCAGCTGGTTTTGTGCAGCTGTCCTTGTCATATACTGGTTGTTCCCCAGATGTCATCCTCATCTCATCACCCAATAAGTCAGTGTCAAGAGTGCCCGATTCTGGAAATGATTGTGTGGTTCCTGCTCAGCTCGAAAAGATTGAGTTCCCAGACCTAAATGTCGTGAAGGAGGATGAGATTATGGTCTCAAAGTATCTCGAGATGGGGTCTTTGGACTCTCAGAACCCTATAAAAACTGAGAATGGCAAGTTGCTGCATTCTGGAAATGGTAACGATATTCCTTCTGAACTTGGAAAAATCGAGTTCCCAGACTCTGAGAACCCTGTAAAAGCTGATAATGGCAAGTTGCTGCAGTTTGGTGCAGCTGTGCCTGGTACTGCAATCTGTGCAGATAAGCTGGAGGAACATCAGGATGAAAGCCCTCTAAGTTGTGTCTCAACCACAGGTTCCTCCACTGCCCTTTCTGCAACACAACAATCAGTTTCTGAGCCAAGTTCTGAGCCGTCGGAGACCACTGTCGAGGCACCCCCAAGACAAAGCCAGAGGGAGAAAAGCCAAGATGTTACCGATGGTGAGGCTGATTCTTCTGAAGCACTAGCAGCACCCAAGGATGAAGTTGTCAAGCCTGTGATCAGCATTAATCTTCAGCCGGAGCAGTCAGTTGTCCAACAGGACATAGTTGACATGTACATGAAGAGCATGCAGCAGTTCACAGATTCTCTTGCAAAAATGAAGCTTCCATTGGATGTTGAGAATAGTAGTCCCTCAAATGATGACTCTGACTCCAGTACGATTGAGAAgccatccccatccccatcgTCATCTGCAACAAAGGGTTCTAGGGTCTTTTATGGAAGCAGGGCCTTCTTCTAAGTTTCTGATGTGAAGTAGCGCTAGCTCATTATCTCCTATGTATACAGTTCAGGTTTGTCAGGCATTGGGTGGCATGTATTGACATACTTTCGTCACCATAATATACTGTTAGGACTCACTCTTGGTATGGTTCATAGTGTTGTGCTTTGTTTAAAGGATAATAATTTCAGAGTAATTTCATCTCAGAGTTGTATACTGATCCTATGTACTAATATGTGCCAGTGAATACAATATTGTCATGAAATCAGTTATGCACTAGAGTTTGCCTGGAAGGTTGCATGAATTGAAATCGTTTCAGAAGGGCCTATGGCTTGCCAATTCACATCAGAAAGGCCTATGGCTAGCCTGTTTACCATAATTTCTTCTAGCTAATGCCAGCTCTCCATAGGCTCTTGCGAGTTTTATGAATTTTATTATATTGTCATGAAATGTTTTCAAGGTGAGCCATGTGATGCTTCTCAGAAATTGATAGATGCACAACAATGACAGAGCAGCAATGCACTGGTATACGAAACGAAACATTCTATTTTCAGCAAGAACCTGATGCACTCTGATGAATGGGTGTTGCTGGAAGCCTCGAGCATTTCCCTGTCATTTTACAGTGGAACTTTGAACAAACGATGCTAAATGATTACTTGATACCATCACAGTTACTTGTTTCTAGTGGCTTAAGCTCTGGTTTTAAAATGGATTTCTTACTAGAGGGGTGCAAAAATGATAGTTTGATGCAGCCGGCCACTGTCTTTTAGCCTGAATTATACATGAGGCAACAGCTGGTGAGAAACTGGCAGACAATTTGTATTGCTTCACATATATGTTCTTTTGCTAATGACATGAGTAGTGTCATAGTTTATTCGTTTATTTCTTTGTCCAGTTGGCAGTAACATCATGGGCCATGGAACTTCCCTCTCAACTCTCAAGGCATACTACGTCTCTGGACATTTATTCatcttttagttttaatttaatccataAATAAATcctgaatacgatgaacagatatTAAACTAGatatgtctacgcaagatctagacaagtctatcattgcaaatagaatcacatattctaccatactatccagtgctatcaaactacaacagatcataatagttagtatggaagacataatttgagataagaaatcgttcgtttctttcttgatgaagaacgGCTCCTGGACGACCATCGGGATTAGACGCCCGCGCCCTTCGCTCGGCCCGGCGAGGCGTGGCGAGCGAGCGAGTGCGTGTGgtgctctccttctctccccacacacataacTTGGAGGAGtagagacaacttccatatttaagttggtcatccttctcctccactatCAATATGGGTAGTCTACTCTGCTAACGCGATCACGGAGTTGGAATTCGAGACAACCTCCACCACCAAGCTTGCTCATATAAACACACGTACCGTACCCGGCCCGGCTGCTACAGGCGAGTTGCAACAAAAAATCAAGCGAATCAAGGGCGATCGATGGCCTTATGCGCTGAAGCCGTGGATCGTCCagttcggcgccggcggcctagAGGTTCAATCTTTCGTGAGCCCGTTCGACGGGAGCTCGTACGAGGCGGAGATGCCTGCGGCACAGGGGAATCAGAGATGCCTCGGTCGGCACAGGGAGTGGCTGCTGATGCGGGACGACGCCACCGCGGAGTGCTTCTTGCTGCACCTCACCTCGCAGCGCAGAGTTCATCTCCCCCGGCTGCTGCAGCCCCCGGACCCCGGCGAATCGTTTGCTCTCGCTCTCGCATCGAACTCGTCGGAGACGATAGCTCATCCGCCGGACTGCACCGTCGTGCTCAGCGTTCACGAGAACCGGTGGCTTCTCCATTGCCGCCCAGGCGACGAATGTTGGGGGAGGGTCTCGGTCTTCGAAGCaatggacgacgacgacgggagGGTGTACGTGACAGCTATGCGTGGTATCGTGGTCGTGCTCGACGCGACGTTTCCGGTCCCGCGCGTCGAGAGCTACAAGGCCACGCTGCCGCCAACTTGCCCTACGCACCTGCGTACCACAAGTCACCTGCTGTTAGAATCAACCGGAGACATCTTCTGCGTGCGCCTGTACCTCCAGCCCTATGGACGGCAGCGAAGGGTGGTGGACGTCGATATCCACGTCAAGCCGCGCTCCAAGGATACATGGGAGAGCGTCGACAACATTGGTGGCCGTGCAATTTTTATTGGAGGCCATAATTCTTCTCTGGTGTCAAATGCAGCTCAAGCTAAGCTGCAGCCCAACTGCATCCACGTCCTGGGGATGCCTCGTGATGGCGGCATTCCGCTGTATACCATCGTTTTGGATGACATGAGCATCAGGTGCAAGCTAATTCAGGGATTCTTTGATGCGGGAGGAGATGAAGCGTACTGGGCTGTCCCTATTTGGTAAGCACACCAGCATTTTCAGCACTTGTATATAAACTCCTATACTTGATCGAGCTATATAAGATACGTACGAAGTAGTAGTAACTTAATGAGCATGGCACGTTCAATTATATCGCGTGCGCTTTCCAGCTTTGAGCAGGAGTCGTCAAAAGACAATGCTGGCGCCGTCTCATGTGAGGTTAGTGGTACCAAACTAGTAGACGAAAAACAAGGGGGTCAGAAAGAGAGCGGAGATCATGTCTCGTCGACATCTCTTTGGTCCAGCCTCCCTAGAGACTTGTTGGAGCTGATCGTCCAAGAGGTCACCTTCATGGATTCTTTGCGTCTCCCAGCTGTATGCAAAGGCTGGAGCGGCCTGACCCGCAGTACACCCATCCACAACGCCAAGTCACCACTGCTCTTGACCACACGGGCAAGGACACAGGGCAGGCTCGCCACCTTCAACCCTATGACCCGGAAGAAGTACGATCTGGGAATCTATGTCAGCTCCGGGGACCCAGAGCCGCAAGTCCTCCGCTGCTCCAAGCGTGGGTGGGTACTTGTAACTGAGGGCGAGGGCTATGTCTCCATGATGAATCCACTCAAAGGAGTCATCCTGTGTCTCCCGCCAATGGACAACGACTACTTCAGCGGCATAACCTTCATTTCCGAGCCTGGGTCCCCGGATTTCATGGTGGTTTGTGTCAGCGACTGGCGAGGCCTAGGAACCATGACAGCGAGGACATGGCGAAATGACGATGAAGACTGGACGGTGACAGAATCTGAATACCAAGTGCTGTTCCTCTTCCCCACGGCTTCCCATAACCCAGTTTTGTTTGACGGAGAGTTTTATTGCTTGGGAAGAGATGGCAGGCTTGGAGTGTTCAACCCAAACAAGATGACATGGAGGGTTTTGGCTAAGCCAGAGCCTCTCTACGATGCGACCAGCATGGACCAAAATGAGCAGCGCTATCTCGTGGTGTGGAAAGAACAGTTGATTGCTATTTTTACCGTACCTCACGGAGAACCTATGCGTACGTTCAGGCTCGACCGTTCACAGATGGCGTGGTCTGAGCTGGAAGATCTATCTGATGTCGTGCTCTTCATGGATAGGAGAAATGTTCTTGCCAGGCCGGCTACACGAGAGGATCTTGGAAACAGAATATATGTGCAGAGCTTCGCTGAAACTGATGGTGCCGCTACTGCAGTCTTCTACTCTGTGAAAAAACGTCAGTATTGTCCAGCGTCCTATGGAAACATAGAGCCCGTAAATTCCATCTGGTTTGAGCCGAATCTGTAATCCTTATAAAAATCAACACAACTTGCGTTCTATGATATGTATTTGCGCCATTGCTTCCTTTTAAGAACGCACGACTGTGGCGTTGCTTTGTTGAGGAAAATAGTATTGCTCTTTCTTTGTCAAACACAGATCTCGGTCGGCAGCGGCCATGCACACCTATACACCGGGGCACCGAGATATTCCTGTTTATTAAGTGCCTATGTTGATTTAATATTTATTGCGCTTCACACCTACTATGCGTTTTAGGTTTTTCTATACAATAGATACAATAATAAGCTTTATTTTTCTACCACATATAACAAAATAACTTGGGTACATGCTTCATTTGATATTTTCAAGTATGCCATGTTGGGAATAATACATAGTTTCACTTTTATGCCTCACGTGTActattaatttttttgaaattaaaggcaggagcactgccatgTCATTTAAGAGCTCGTTTAGTATGGTTTAGGGGGATTTCGGCTTCGCAACTGTATCAGACGGAGCCGAAGTCGTGGGGAGTCACTTTTTTAGCTTCATTGGCTTCACCTCCTTCCCAGTTCATTTTGAGGCCTAGGTATCTGTTCCAACTTTGTACTATTTAACCCTCTCGTTACCAAACCATTCATTGAACTCCCTTAGGTGGTTTTACACAGCAGTTTTAGCCACACAAGCACGCTGAAGTGGAAAAAGTGGCTGACGTGGACTGGCTGATAAGTGAGCCCCACTTGTAAGTGAGAGCTCCACTCCATTCCTTCCCAACtccagccgccggccgccgagaCAGGCTGCGCCCGCGCAGGCGGCAGACCATGAAGCTTGCTCGTTTTGTGGACTCTCAAGGTCCGCATACACCTGCCCCCTGCCACCGCCACGTCCCCGCACGTCCACCATTGCTATCCTCCGCCAGctccttgccggcggcggcgctgttaAGCTACCGCCGCTGTCTTTACGAGTTTTGGACGCCGCCAATTCGCCATCGTGCGCCAGGTCGCCACCCAGATACCATGCTCCTTGCCTCCTCTCGAGGAGCTCGGCGCTTCTACAGCCAGCATAGCCACTATAGGCCTCGGCCGACGGAGGCGGGCCAGCTTTAGCGAAGTCCGCGGCAATGAGTCAATGACGACCGCCAGCAGCCCTGCTGCACCTATGACTGCTCGGCACAGTCAGCGTGCTGGCAGTTGCAAGCATCACCCCTGGCCTCAGCCTACCTCCCTGCTACGACCGCATCTGCTCATCAGTTGCATGCCGCGCCGGAACACCAGCTAGCAGCTACCGTGCGGCTGCACCGTCGTTGGTGTCCCACCTAATTGAGCTACCATGGAAGGCACGcactacaattt is a genomic window containing:
- the LOC117839658 gene encoding uncharacterized protein isoform X2, encoding MAAYQTAFVPEPQLLNTEIIAQKATNFVADTARKDKSIGYLDVFVHQARDIHNVCIYHKQDVYAKLRLTSSPDLSCSTKVINSAGHNPVFEESLRLDVQTVDASLKCEIWMLSRVRNYLEDQLLGFALVPLADIVMGDGKLVQEFSLTSTDLFHTPAGFVQLSLSYTGCSPDVILISSPNKSVSRVPDSGNDCVVPAQLEKIEFPDLNVVKEDEIMVSKYLEMGSLDSQNPIKTENGKLLHSGNGNDIPSELGKIEFPDSENPVKADNGKLLQFGAAVPGTAICADKLEEHQDESPLSCVSTTGSSTALSATQQSVSEPSSEPSETTVEAPPRQSQREKSQDVTDGEADSSEALAAPKDEVVKPVISINLQPEQSVVQQDIVDMYMKSMQQFTDSLAKMKLPLDVENSSPSNDDSDSSTIEKPSPSPSSSATKGSRVFYGSRAFF
- the LOC140221433 gene encoding F-box/kelch-repeat protein At3g18720-like, with translation MSMARSIISRALSSFEQESSKDNAGAVSCEVSGTKLVDEKQGGQKESGDHVSSTSLWSSLPRDLLELIVQEVTFMDSLRLPAVCKGWSGLTRSTPIHNAKSPLLLTTRARTQGRLATFNPMTRKKYDLGIYVSSGDPEPQVLRCSKRGWVLVTEGEGYVSMMNPLKGVILCLPPMDNDYFSGITFISEPGSPDFMVVCVSDWRGLGTMTARTWRNDDEDWTVTESEYQVLFLFPTASHNPVLFDGEFYCLGRDGRLGVFNPNKMTWRVLAKPEPLYDATSMDQNEQRYLVVWKEQLIAIFTVPHGEPMRTFRLDRSQMAWSELEDLSDVVLFMDRRNVLARPATREDLGNRIYVQSFAETDGAATAVFYSVKKRQYCPASYGNIEPVNSIWFEPNL
- the LOC117839658 gene encoding uncharacterized protein isoform X1; this translates as MMSFLQKAALLFLYLAFPLPFPSRAPNSEHFPTKSRNSASHLSSPPSIPSEEVLSTSAMAAYQTAFVPEPQLLNTEIIAQKATNFVADTARKDKSIGYLDVFVHQARDIHNVCIYHKQDVYAKLRLTSSPDLSCSTKVINSAGHNPVFEESLRLDVQTVDASLKCEIWMLSRVRNYLEDQLLGFALVPLADIVMGDGKLVQEFSLTSTDLFHTPAGFVQLSLSYTGCSPDVILISSPNKSVSRVPDSGNDCVVPAQLEKIEFPDLNVVKEDEIMVSKYLEMGSLDSQNPIKTENGKLLHSGNGNDIPSELGKIEFPDSENPVKADNGKLLQFGAAVPGTAICADKLEEHQDESPLSCVSTTGSSTALSATQQSVSEPSSEPSETTVEAPPRQSQREKSQDVTDGEADSSEALAAPKDEVVKPVISINLQPEQSVVQQDIVDMYMKSMQQFTDSLAKMKLPLDVENSSPSNDDSDSSTIEKPSPSPSSSATKGSRVFYGSRAFF
- the LOC117838573 gene encoding cytochrome b561 and DOMON domain-containing protein At2g04850, whose protein sequence is MNAHPRAIIAVTPPERPTKTPLTSATQSQTKHSPRTSLPSLARGVVGVAELARATRRATQRAAAMSWQQRGLLLMAMAVAALLPDGAVAVAAGRCTTSTPVKTYDKCIALPTQGATLAWTYDARNATLDAAFTGSFISPSGWVAWGVNAGAPAMTGARVLAAFSDPSTGALLALPFVLSPDVKLQASPLVSRPLDIPLLASSASLLAPARTVRDGAKVTIAATIRLSPNRTRVHLVWNRGLYVQGYSPTIHPTDASDLASHATVDILTTATEASPIASATLQWLHGSLNALSWGLLLPVGAAVARYLRPCASAGPAWFYAHAAMQATGYTLGAAGFALGLVMGSASPGVTYKLHRGLGIAAATAGSLQTLAMFFRPKTTNRYRKYWKSYHHLVGYGCVVVGVVNVFQGFEVMGLGASYWKLGYCLALATLMGACVALEVNAWVLFCRRQQEEKLMRREVEDVVVKDRAAAF